The sequence TAGTAATTTGGTGCTGATTCCGCTGGCACAAGTGGCCATGATCGCTGCACTGCTCATGTTGTTCTTTACGCCGCTGCCGTATCTGGTGTATGCCTGTGCGGTGGTGGTGTCCGGCACCACCGGCGGTATGCTGTGGCTGGTGGAAAAGTTTAGCGCACTGGGCGCACCGATTATAGATTTGACCGGGCCGTTGACCTGTGTTGCCATTGCCGGTGTGCTGTTGCTTTTCGGCGTGCACTTTCTGTTGCAACGGCAGCGGTTGGGTGTTACGGCGGCAGTGGCCTGCGCTTTTTATTTGTTGACTTCCTTTGCCGGGTTGGCAGTGGAGCAGGGCAACGCTTACCTTTGTATCGGCAGCAGCTCGGCGCTGCTGTATGATACGCATTATGCTTTGCTGGTAGGCACGCCGGATCAAAGCGCCTACTACGCCTACACGCGCATTCTGCAAAATCGGCGGCTGCAACTGGTGGCCGTGTACCTGCCCGATGATCGGGTGGGGTATTATACCCGCGCATTGACCACTGCGGTGCACCCGGTGAATGTACTGCTGCCCGGCGGTAATACCGCTTTGGCTGTGCAGCCGGAGTGCGAGCATCTCCTCACCGCCACGGCAATGGATACCACGCCTTGGCAAGGGGTGCAGGTGCAATACAGATATAATAAAAAGCGCTACAACGTCTCTATTACCTGCAAGGGCAAGCGGCTCGTGCTGGGCAACGGCACCGACCTGAACGGCGGCGACTTAACGGTAGCGTTTGGTAAGCAAAGCACCGCTGTCGGTACACTGGTATGCGCCAGGGCACTGGCGGAGGACGAACTGCTGACAGCTACGCTGCGGCAGGACAGAGCTTTGCAGATAAGGAGGAACGATCCATGGCTGTGATCGGCGAAAAGGAGCTGCGCGCCCAGTTGAAAAGCGGCACGCTGTCCCACGCCTATTTTATCTATGGCGACGAGGGGTACTTAAAGGACCACTATATTGCCCAAATTAAGAAAAAGGCGGTGGACCCGGCCTTTGCGGATTTTAATATACATATTTATGAAAAGGACGGCACGCAGCTGTCCGATGTGCTCCACGATGCAGATACTTTCCCTATGATGGGCGGCAGTAATCTGGTGCTGGTCTATGACTTTCCCTTTGACAAAAAGGCGGATGTGGAGGATATTAAGGCATATCTCAAGGATGTGCCGGACACCACGGTCCTGGTATTTACCTACCAGTCTTTGCCGGTGGACACAAAAAAGGAAAAGCGCTGGAACAGCATTATTAAAGCTTTTGCTAAGGCCGGGGACGCGGTGGAGCTGAACACCCGCACCCAGAGCGACCTGGTAAAAATGCTGGTCAGCGGCGCCAAAAAGCGGGGCGCCGTGCTGCAAACGGACCAGGCGCGATATTTGATTTCTGTGGTGGGTACGGATATGCAGACCCTGCTGCACGAACTGGACAAGCTGTCTGCCTTTTGCAAAGACGGCGAGATCACGGCGGCGGTCATTGACGATATGGCCACTAAGTGCCTGCAAGCGCGTGTATACGACCTGTCCAAATTCATTTTGAAAGGCGATACCGGCGGCGCCTGTAAGGTGCTGCATACCCTGTTTGAACTGGGCGAGGAACCTATACCGATTGCGGCAGTGCTTATCAATCATTATGTGGATATGTACCGAGTGAAGTGCGCCAAGATCGACGGCCGCAGAGCGGACGATATAGCCCGGTATTATAACTACAAAGGGCGGGACTTTGTGCTGAATAACGCCATGCGGGACACAGCCAAGCTGTCTGTGGGCGCGCTGCGCCGCTCTATGCAGGTGCTGGACGATCTGGACCGAGCGCTGAAGAGCACCGCGGTGGACGCAAAAATCTTACTGGAGGAGGCGATCGTCAAATTGTCCGTGATCGCCGTCAGCGGCCAATGATTCATATTGAGGAAGCAGTGATCGTGGAGGGCAAGTATGACAAGATCAAGCTGTCTAACTTCCTGGACGCCATGATCGTAGAAACCGGCGGATTCGCTATATATAAGGATAAAAAGCGGTTGCAGTTTATTCGCCGCCTGGCAATGGAGCGGGGAATCATCATTCTCACCGACTCGGATCACAGCGGGTTCCAAATTCGCAATTACATTGCCAAGGGATTGCCCCCGCAGCAGGTGAAGCACCTGTATATCCCGGATGTGTACGGCAAAGAGCACCGCAAGCAAAAGCCCTCAAAGGAGGGCAAACTGGGCGTGGAGGGGATCGACGACAGCGTGCTGACGGCGCTGTTTGATCGGCTGCAAGTGCGCTATACCACACAGCTGCCCAAGGATCCCATCACCAGCTATGATCTATACGCCGCCGGACTGGCGGGCACCCCCGACAGCAAGCAAAAAAAGAAGAAACTCCTGGCAGCACTGGACTTGCCGGAGTTCCTCTCTACTTCCGCTTTATTGGCGTATCTCAACAGCCGTATGCAGCGGGACGAATTCTTAACTTATGTGGATACGATTTGAAGCCTTTGCTCGGCGCCGCCGGGCAGGGGCTTTTTTGCGCCCAGGGCGTACAGGTCCGTGCACCGGCTCTCCAGCCGGAACAGCGCCTGCCCCTCCGGGGAAAGGGCTTTTACATCTGCCATACGGGTTACGGTTGGAAGCGTGGCGCTGTGCTGCATTTTCGCCAGCAGCGCCTTGCCGACAGCGTTAAAGCCCAGCACCCGCAGGTACGGCGGCGTAGCCGGGTAGTCTCCTTTACCAATGCCCAGGTAGGCACGCAGCACAATGCGGCGAATGCGGGCGTGGGTGTACCGCTTGGTCTTTATGGTCGTGTACAGTTCCTCCAGGCTGGTGGCGCTTTGAGCGGCCCGAGCCAGCCGGTTCTCCAGTCCGTCGGTCACATCGTCAATGGCGGCCCAGTCCGCTGCTTCCATACGGCGCAGTACCGCCAGCACTGCCCGCTGGCAGTGCTCTATACTGTAAATTGCCTCTGCCGGGAGAGTGGCGCGAATCGCTGAGGCACTGTACAGCGGGTCCGCTGTGTCGTGACCCAGCCCCAGCCGCTGCACACAGGTGCAGGGTAGTTGGGTGCATTCCATATATTCCAGTGCCAAAATGTTATTAGGCGTGTCCAGCAGCGGGCTGTCGATGACTTTGCGCCGAGCTGCCGGGTAGGAGCACCCGGTTTTCATCACTTGTGCGATCTCCCCTTGGTGGGCCTTGATTTCTCCGGCCAGTGCCGTCAACGCCTGCAAATCGGCGCATTCGGTGCCAAAGGTCAGTCGCTCCACCACACCGGTGGCCTCCAGCAGCTGCACCCCCGCCCGGGCAAAGCCCTCGGCAGAGCGGGTGGCGTAGGCGGTGGGCAGCTCCAGCACCAGGTCGGCGCCACCCTTTAGCGCTGCTTCCGTGCGGGCGCGCTTGTCATACACCGCAAAGGTGCCCCGCTGCACAAAGTTGCCGCTCATGACGCACACCACAGCATCGCCGGGGTGGCACTTCACTTGGTCAATTAAGTGTTTATGCCCGGCGTGAAAGGGGTTAAATTCACAAATTATACCGCTGATCATAAAAAAATCCCGTTTTCCCTTGACAATATTATAATATATATATTATTATAATGGCTGTAGAATTCTATTGCAAGATTTGGAGGGATAAATTTTGAAAATTCTGGTTATTAACTGCGGTAGTTCTTCCTTAAAATATCAGCTGATGGATATGAGCGATCTGTCCGTGCTGTGTAAAGGCGTCATTGAGCGGATCGGTATGACCATCAACGGCGGCGAGAAGAATGTGTCTGTCAAGGTGAATGGACAGAAGTTTGAGTACGACAAGGAACTGCCTACCCATACGGATGCTTTTAACGAAGTGAAGCACATTCTGTGCGAGAGCGAGCACAAGGTGATCGACTCTATGAAAGAGATTGACGCCGTAGGCCACCGCATCGTGCAGGGCGGCGATATTTACACTCACAGCGTGCTGGTGGATGAAACGGTAGTGGAGAACCTGCGCAAGCTGTCTCCGCTGGCGCCGCTGCACAACCCCGGCCATATCCAGGGCTATGAGGCCTGCAAGGCCGTTGTGGGTCCGGATGTGCCCCAGGTGGTGGTGTTTGATACCGCATTCCACAGCACTATGCCGCCGAAGGCTTATATGTATGCTGTACCCTATGAGTGGTACGAGAAGTACGGCGTGCGCCGCTACGGCTTCCATGGCACTTCTCACTTTTATGTATCTCACCGCTGCGCAGACAAGATGGGCAAGCCCATTGAAGATCTGAAGCTGATCACCTGCCACCTGGGCAACGGCTCTTCCGTGGCTGCTGTGGATCACGGCAAAGTGGTAGACACCTCCATGGGCTTTACCCCGTTGGACGGCTTTATGATGGGCACCCGCTCCGGCGGTGTGGACCCCTCTGTGGTCACCTTTATGATGAAGAAGCTGGGTCTGACCCCGGATGAGATGGACACCATTCTCAACAAGCAGTCCGGTGTGAACGCCATCTCCGGCGTGTCCTCCGATGACCGTGACATTTGCGCCGCACAGAATGCCGGCAACAAGCGTGCCAGCCTGGCGCATGAGATGCAGGCCTATGAGATCGCCAAGTTTATCGGCTCCTATATTGCCGCTATGAACGGCGTGGACGGCATTGTGTTTACCGGCGGTATCGGCGAAAACGGCCACTGGCTGCGCTCTCGGATCTGCTCTTACCTGGGTTATATGGGTGTGCAGATCGACGAGGAACTGAACCAAGCCACCGTGAAGGGCGCCGAGGCGGAATTGACCGATCCCAGTGCCAAGGTGCGTGTGTTTATCCTGGCTACCGACGAGGAGCTGGTGATCGCGCAGGAGACCCAAAAGGTTGTAGAAAGCCTGCAAAAATAAGCGCTTGTAAATTCTGTTTTTACATACAATATTATCAGCAAAGGAGGAGCGAATATGCCGGAAATTAAGTATGAGATTACGGAGCACCTGGGTGTGATCTCTGAGACAGCGCGGGGCTGGACCCGAGAGGTAAATATGATCTCTTGGAACGGCCGCGAGCCGAAGATCGATGTGAGAGACTGGTCACCCGACCACACCAAGATGAGCAAAGGTCTGACCTTTACCAAGGAAGAGATCGTTGAGCTGAAAAATCTGGTTGAAAAACTCTAAGCAAGGTGAGAGGGCACCCGGTGGGTGCCCTTTGCCCTTTTGTAACAAATCTATTCAAAGGTGAATTTTAGATATGGAATGGACATCATTAAACGACTTGAGAGAGAAGTACCTGTCTTTCTTTGAGAGCAAGGGCCACCTGCGGCTGCCCAGCTTTTCGCTGGTGCCCCAGGGGGATA comes from Oscillospiraceae bacterium and encodes:
- the holA gene encoding DNA polymerase III subunit delta, with the translated sequence MAVIGEKELRAQLKSGTLSHAYFIYGDEGYLKDHYIAQIKKKAVDPAFADFNIHIYEKDGTQLSDVLHDADTFPMMGGSNLVLVYDFPFDKKADVEDIKAYLKDVPDTTVLVFTYQSLPVDTKKEKRWNSIIKAFAKAGDAVELNTRTQSDLVKMLVSGAKKRGAVLQTDQARYLISVVGTDMQTLLHELDKLSAFCKDGEITAAVIDDMATKCLQARVYDLSKFILKGDTGGACKVLHTLFELGEEPIPIAAVLINHYVDMYRVKCAKIDGRRADDIARYYNYKGRDFVLNNAMRDTAKLSVGALRRSMQVLDDLDRALKSTAVDAKILLEEAIVKLSVIAVSGQ
- a CDS encoding DUF4093 domain-containing protein produces the protein MIHIEEAVIVEGKYDKIKLSNFLDAMIVETGGFAIYKDKKRLQFIRRLAMERGIIILTDSDHSGFQIRNYIAKGLPPQQVKHLYIPDVYGKEHRKQKPSKEGKLGVEGIDDSVLTALFDRLQVRYTTQLPKDPITSYDLYAAGLAGTPDSKQKKKKLLAALDLPEFLSTSALLAYLNSRMQRDEFLTYVDTI
- a CDS encoding nucleotidyltransferase family protein, giving the protein MISGIICEFNPFHAGHKHLIDQVKCHPGDAVVCVMSGNFVQRGTFAVYDKRARTEAALKGGADLVLELPTAYATRSAEGFARAGVQLLEATGVVERLTFGTECADLQALTALAGEIKAHQGEIAQVMKTGCSYPAARRKVIDSPLLDTPNNILALEYMECTQLPCTCVQRLGLGHDTADPLYSASAIRATLPAEAIYSIEHCQRAVLAVLRRMEAADWAAIDDVTDGLENRLARAAQSATSLEELYTTIKTKRYTHARIRRIVLRAYLGIGKGDYPATPPYLRVLGFNAVGKALLAKMQHSATLPTVTRMADVKALSPEGQALFRLESRCTDLYALGAKKPLPGGAEQRLQIVST
- a CDS encoding acetate kinase: MKILVINCGSSSLKYQLMDMSDLSVLCKGVIERIGMTINGGEKNVSVKVNGQKFEYDKELPTHTDAFNEVKHILCESEHKVIDSMKEIDAVGHRIVQGGDIYTHSVLVDETVVENLRKLSPLAPLHNPGHIQGYEACKAVVGPDVPQVVVFDTAFHSTMPPKAYMYAVPYEWYEKYGVRRYGFHGTSHFYVSHRCADKMGKPIEDLKLITCHLGNGSSVAAVDHGKVVDTSMGFTPLDGFMMGTRSGGVDPSVVTFMMKKLGLTPDEMDTILNKQSGVNAISGVSSDDRDICAAQNAGNKRASLAHEMQAYEIAKFIGSYIAAMNGVDGIVFTGGIGENGHWLRSRICSYLGYMGVQIDEELNQATVKGAEAELTDPSAKVRVFILATDEELVIAQETQKVVESLQK
- a CDS encoding PC4/YdbC family ssDNA-binding protein, with product MPEIKYEITEHLGVISETARGWTREVNMISWNGREPKIDVRDWSPDHTKMSKGLTFTKEEIVELKNLVEKL